The genomic stretch AAGGACGGGGGAAGGTCGAAGGCATCTAGTGCCGTATCAAGAGCGGCTTGAACATCAGACCAATCCACATGTTCAGGGTCAGCAAGATACGCTTGGATCAGCTGGCAGCAGCAAGCGGCGGCTTTGGTCGGATCGGGAGCACGGTCGAACATTTCATTTCCTCAAAAAATGGGGAAGCCGGTCACGCTGGAGGGACGTGACCGGCAGAAAGCAGCGGCGGGTTATTCCGCTGCCATCGGGAAATTGTGGGCATCATCGCCGGGTGTTTCGGCCTCAACGGCTTCTTCCGGCTTGAACCGGAGATTGGACGGCAACCAGTTTTTGCCCTTGACCGCGTTTTCAGCATACGCGGCGGCTTCGGCCTTCTTCATGCCGCCGATACCAGCGGCAAAATCTGCGCCGCGTACCTCGGCAACTGCCGCTTGAATGCTGCCGCGATTGAGCATCGAGAAATAGCTGTCTGCGGTTGTTTCGAACCACTCGCGCATATCGACATCAAGAGTGCGGCCAACCATGCCAGCGTGAGCGATTGCCTCCTTTCGGAAGCTGTGTTTCGTCTCGACGGCGTTCAGCGTGTGAGCGGCTGCGAAGGCGAGCAGCCCCAAAAGTTCGTCTTGTCGAAGGTCAAGCAGATACTCCCAAAGGTCAGCCGGATTGCCGGGGATTTGATGGCCGTAGTTTTCGGCAATGCGTTCCCACTCGACAGCAGCGCGGCAAGCTTCGGGCCGTTTCATCGAGCCTTCAAGGCGCTGATGCGTGGTGCTGATTTCCAGAGCCGTCATTCCCTTTGCCCCGTACTGGCCGGGGTAAAGGACGTTCAACAGCATGGCGTGAACAACGCTGACGAGGGCAACACCATGGTTATTCGCCAGTTCCACACGAAGGGCGGCGGTCTTCTGTGCCGTGAGGTCTTCGACCAATACCGCCGAATGGATCAGGCCCGCAGATTCGGGCTTGGCGTCATCACCCCTCTTGTCGCTGGCTGCATCGGTTGTCGGCTGCGCCTTCACGTCCTCGTCACGGATAAGGCCACGGACAATCGAGAGTTTGCCGTAGTGATCGATGGTGACATAGGCTCCCGCCGTCGCCTTGTCGTCGGCCAGAAATTCCTTTTCGCGGTTTTGGAAAACCTCCATCTGGTTTTCGACTTCGATCAACTCGGCCTCTGCGGCCTGATTGTCTTCCTCGGCGTCGATGATTGCCGCAAGTTCATCGTAACGAACGGACAGCGCATCGAGCTTGGCCTGATCGTCGTCGCAAAGCTCGACGCTCTGCGCATACACGCGCGCCATGCTCCAGATATCGGGCTGTTGTGAAGCGCACTCCACCCATTTCCAGCCCTCGGCGCGTACCGCCTCGGCTTGGGCTTCCAGCTTCTCGGCAACCAGCCTTTCCAGTAAACCGCTGTCGCAAGCGTAGCCGCCGCCATTCTCGGAAAAAAGATCACGCCGAACCGGCCCACCTGCCGCCTCGTAAACGGAAAGACCGCCGATTAGCGTCAAGCGCTTGTCGTGGGCCGGTACTTCCTCGGCGGTCAGACGGCGCTTGATCGTTTGCGCATCACGGTCCCAACTGGTGAGGCTGTTCCACACTTCCACTTGCCTTGCGTGGTCGTCGGTGATCGTGAACGCGGCAAGCTGCTCGAATTTCATTTCCTCGGCGCGGAATGCTTCAAACAGAACCGGCGCGACCTTCGCCAGCGCAAGGCGGCGATTGACGATGATTTCAGTCGTACCGAAACGGGCGGCGATATCCTTGATGGACTTGCCAGCGTCGGCCATGGCCTTGAATGCCTCGTACTGGTCGGCGGGGTGCATTCCCTCGCGCATGACATTTTCCGTCAGGCTGATTTCGGTCGCGTCGGCCTCGGCCTTCACCATGGCATTGACGGCATAGTCGGCGGCGATATCGCCACGCTCGGCCAGCAGCAGCAGCGCAGCGCGGCGACGACCGCCAGCCGTCACCAGAAAGCGGCCCTTGGTCCCTTTGCGCACGACGATATTTTGGACCACGCCATTGGCAAGGATGGACGCCGCAAGGGCTTCGACAGTCTCGCTGGTGTAGGTTTTGCGGACGTTCTTCGGGTCCGCATCAAGCTTATTGAGGGGGATGCTGATAATCTCGGTCATAGGTTTCGATCTCCAAATCTTCCCGTTTCCCTTGGGAGCAAGCCCCGCCAGTGGGCGAAGCCTCTGCCTGCGTTTCGCAGGATGTGCCCCCACATCCGGCGGAACGAAGGGGGAGGGCGTAGCCCGCTCCGTCAGGTCGCAGAGCGGGTCATGGGTCGGGAGGAGGGAAACACGGAAGGTTCGCCGCCCAGGCGGTGAAAGCCGTTTTTCCAGACGAGCGACAGCGCTTGCGCGCTTGCCCATTGGCGCGATCGGGGAGCTGTCGTAAGAGCGGATAGAAAAGATGAAATGTGCGTCCGCTTCTCGGACGCCCTCTTTTGATGCGAACCGGCAAGCCGGTTCACCGCCGATCGATCTGCCCGCTGCGCTCCGAGTGATGTGCGCTCCGCTTACCGGGCAGCTCTAAGTTCAACTAGGTCGACCATATGAGGAAGAGCGGCCCATGGCCCGCATCGCTCGGATCAACCGGCGACAGGCCGGATCCGAGAAAGACGTTGAAGAACATCGGAGGTTTCAGCATAGCGCCGGCACGCCGACAGGCAGGGCCGGGAAACCGGGAATTCTCGACACGCTTTTTGCCGGAAAAAGGGACGCCACAGGAGGCTCAGCATAGCGACCCGAAGGGGGAGCCGGGACCGACTTCCCCCCGCAAAAACGTTCCGCTTAGGAGAGTTTCACGACGTATTCAGGCTTCAGGGGAATGCCGGATTCCATATTCACGCAGCATGGAGGAATAGGGATAAGGCGACCGTCCTGCAAATGGCGGATATGGCCGCGCCTCCAATGGGGCCGGACGGTGTAGCTGCCTTCACCTCGCTTCGTCGCCGCGACCTGCTGGCTGGCCCGAACATCGATGACGATCATTGGGCCGATCGGCGCGCGACCTTTCTGCAGGCGCTGCTTGTTGAGCTTATGAGGCGCAGGCTCTTCGCGGCGAATTGCTTGCGGGGTGGCAAGCGCGCCGATCAGGGCAGCTGCCACCTCGAAACCTATGTCGGAAAGGCCTCTGGTAGATTCGTTTTTCATGTCGTTCGTCACGACCAGCTCGTGATTGCCGATGTCCTTTTGGCCGTGCTGGTTGACGAAGATAACGCCGTTGCGATGTTTGTTTTCGAACATCGTCCGGACATAGAGAGAGGCGGTCTTCCCATCGTTGCCGGCGACACGTTCGCAATGCGCGGCCATGTGAACGACCTCGGCACCAATCTTCTGATCCCAGGATATCCAGAATTCATCATGCGGTATGGGCGCTATCTGATTGTCCCAAAGCTCGTTCGAGAAATCGATGAACGTTTGCAACGTATCGTCGGCCGTCTCCGGATCGAGGAAGCTGAACGAGAATTCGGCGCACGTCGCCGCACCGGCCTGAATATGCTTCACATAGGCGTCGAGAACACCGGGCGACCATGGCTCCATGGCCCGATATCTGCCTTCCTTGAAATGCTCGAGCGCTTGATAGAGCCTCACGCCTTCAGTTCCTCGTATCTGGCGATCAATATCCGAAGGTCAATGCAGTTGGAATGACCCACTTCAGCTGCGCGTTTTCTACGGCCGCCGCGATCGCCCATGATGGTGATCAGGCCAACAGCTTCCAATCGCTCCAGCGATCGTGTTACTTGCCTGGGTCTAAGGCGAAGCTCGGCACTAAGAACGACATTGTCGTCGAAGACGAAGGGTTTACCGGACCTACCCTTTTCCTCGTCAGCAAGCGCCGTCAGATGCGCAAGGACCTCGATTTGCTGAACCTCTAAAACGCCCTCAACTGGCTCCATATCGTCTACCAGATCGACAATTTGGAAGAACGGCACGGAACTGGGATCGGCGGCTTCAGCTCGCTGGCGATAACCCACCGCCTTGGCTTCCGCCTCGGCGCTCAAAACCCATTCGGCGTTCTTGAAACGATTTTCGAAATCATCCGTCGTCATGGCGCGGACAATACGCACCGGCTGACTTCCAATCAACGGGCGAAGCAGCCCGCTAGTGAGGGGTCCGAGTATTTGCCATGATATAAGCGGCAATCTGGAAAACTCGTTCTATTGCCTCGGTAATGTCCTGCGAGGCCTGTCTGATCTCAGGTTTTGCGGCCGGGTCATTCGCGATGCCATGAAAACCCTCTCTCAGGGTTTCACATGGATCGGCAATCTCGCGCACCAGCGCCAATAATTGCTGTGTCGTAGCCATGGTTCTTTTGCCTCTGGTCTGCCACTGCGTTTATCTAGAAGCCTATAGCATGGGTTGTTAAGTTATCCCTGCTGCAATGGCTACATGACGAAGCGCCCGCGCAGACCGCCGCAACCGCTCCTGAATGAGGAAAATGCGCCGCTGCAAAGCCGGCGCGTGAAGCGGCGTGATCCCGAACAGCCGCAACTCCTGTTTGACCCAATGCCGGCGCGGATCGAACCTTGCCTTGCCAAGCTGGCGGCAAGACCGCCAAGCGGGCCGCAATGGTCATGGGATATCAAATGGGATGGCTACCGGATCGCGGTTCATCGGGAGCCGAACCGGGTCCGCGTCCTCACGCGCGGGGGCCATGATTGGACTTATCGCTTTCCAGGCATCGAAGCGGCCGCGCTTGCGCTTGGGCCGGCGACGTTCATCCTCGACGGCGAAGCTGTCATGATGGACGAGCAAGGGCGATCGGATTTCGGTCTGCTGCAGGCCACCCTTGGGGGCCGAGGCAGTAAAACGCCGGCAGGACCGGCCGTGATGATTGCATTCGATTTGCTCTATCTCGACGGGCACGATCTGACGGGCACCGAGTTTTCGACACGCCGGCATCTTCTCGATGATCTCTTAGAAGGCGAAACCGGGAGCATTCGGCTATCGGAAGAATTTCACGCGGATCCTGATGTGCTGATCGAGCATGCTTGCAAGCATGGTCTTGAAGGCATCATCGGCAAAAATCGGGAC from Agrobacterium tumefaciens encodes the following:
- a CDS encoding ParB/RepB/Spo0J family partition protein: MTEIISIPLNKLDADPKNVRKTYTSETVEALAASILANGVVQNIVVRKGTKGRFLVTAGGRRRAALLLLAERGDIAADYAVNAMVKAEADATEISLTENVMREGMHPADQYEAFKAMADAGKSIKDIAARFGTTEIIVNRRLALAKVAPVLFEAFRAEEMKFEQLAAFTITDDHARQVEVWNSLTSWDRDAQTIKRRLTAEEVPAHDKRLTLIGGLSVYEAAGGPVRRDLFSENGGGYACDSGLLERLVAEKLEAQAEAVRAEGWKWVECASQQPDIWSMARVYAQSVELCDDDQAKLDALSVRYDELAAIIDAEEDNQAAEAELIEVENQMEVFQNREKEFLADDKATAGAYVTIDHYGKLSIVRGLIRDEDVKAQPTTDAASDKRGDDAKPESAGLIHSAVLVEDLTAQKTAALRVELANNHGVALVSVVHAMLLNVLYPGQYGAKGMTALEISTTHQRLEGSMKRPEACRAAVEWERIAENYGHQIPGNPADLWEYLLDLRQDELLGLLAFAAAHTLNAVETKHSFRKEAIAHAGMVGRTLDVDMREWFETTADSYFSMLNRGSIQAAVAEVRGADFAAGIGGMKKAEAAAYAENAVKGKNWLPSNLRFKPEEAVEAETPGDDAHNFPMAAE
- the ligD gene encoding non-homologous end-joining DNA ligase; this encodes MTKRPRRPPQPLLNEENAPLQSRRVKRRDPEQPQLLFDPMPARIEPCLAKLAARPPSGPQWSWDIKWDGYRIAVHREPNRVRVLTRGGHDWTYRFPGIEAAALALGPATFILDGEAVMMDEQGRSDFGLLQATLGGRGSKTPAGPAVMIAFDLLYLDGHDLTGTEFSTRRHLLDDLLEGETGSIRLSEEFHADPDVLIEHACKHGLEGIIGKNRDQPYRSGRTGDWIKIKCVQRESFAIVGFEPSRAAPDGFASLLLAALNGTEYVYVGSVGTGFREAQARSLRKQLDKLARTKVSPIRFGKGRVATAPGLIAEIEFRGWTNDRKLRHAAFKGIREEADAGDIFSLQGDETDEGL
- a CDS encoding helix-turn-helix domain-containing protein, which encodes MRIVRAMTTDDFENRFKNAEWVLSAEAEAKAVGYRQRAEAADPSSVPFFQIVDLVDDMEPVEGVLEVQQIEVLAHLTALADEEKGRSGKPFVFDDNVVLSAELRLRPRQVTRSLERLEAVGLITIMGDRGGRRKRAAEVGHSNCIDLRILIARYEELKA